The genomic segment TTGGCAAGGGGGGCGGAGGAGACCAGGGTCATCTCCAGGGTGCCCATGGAGACGCCTTCAATGGCGTCCCGCTCCGAGCCGAGCTGGGATGAGTGGAAAATCTGGAGTTCGATCTGTCCGTTCGTGGCCTCGTTCAGGAGCTTGCCGAGGTGTTCGAGACCCTTGTTGTAGTGGGAGTCGGGGGCGAGGGTGTGGGCCACCCGGACGACGACCTTATCGGCGGCAAGAGCGGTTCCCGCGGAGAACAGGACCAGACAGACGGCGACAAGACACAGAAGCTTCTTCATGGGTTCATTCCTCCTTGTATGCTGTTCTTTTCGATGGAATACTGTACAAAGCTGAAGGAACAGGACGTGCTTTTTTTGATGCGGCTGTCATCCCCTTTCCGCAGGGATCCTGCATGAGCGGGCACCCCGATCGTAAACTGCTCTTCAGATAGCCTGACAGTATGAAAATGATAATACTCCGAAAAAAGATTCGATGCTATATCATTAATATATTCACATATAAAGCGAACAGTATGTTAAAAATATGAATATCGTCGCCTGTTTCCGCTTTCGCTCCTGCGGGGGGGCCGTGCCTGTGGGTATATTTTTGTCGCAATGCGTTTTCTGCAACCGCTTGCATTATGTTGGGTTTTGTGGTATGTTCCTGCCGGTTCAGGAAAAGGAGGTGGATACCATGAAGAACGGACAGGACGTTCGGTATTTCGTGCCGACCCTCTTCGGGTGTTTCGAAATAGTTCTCATGCCTTTCTTCCGCCGGGAGAAGGGCTCTTTTTTTACCATATGGAAGGGGATGGGGAAATGACGGTACAGGCAGATCGCGGATGGACGGAAAAGGCCTCGGTCCTGGGGAAGGAGGATATGGAGAGGGTGCTGCGGCGGATCGCCGTGGAGATCGTGGAGCGCAACAAGGGACTGGAGCGGGTGATCCTGCTGGGCATCCAGAGAAGAGGCGTCCATCTCGCGGCCAGGCTCCGGGAGATGATGAAGGAAACGGAGAAGGTGAAGGTTCCCACCGGGGAACTGGACATCACTCTCTACCGGGACGACATCTCCGTCCTCGCCGACCAGCCGGTGGTGCACAGCACCTCCGTTCCCGGCGATATTACGGGGAAAAAGGTGGTCCTCGTGGACGACGTTCTTTTCACGGGCCGGACGGTGCGGGCGGCCCTGGACGCAATCACGGACCTCGGACGGCCCGAGCGGGTTCAACTGGCGGTGCTGGTGGACAGGGGACACAGGGAGCTGCCCATCGCTGCCGATTACGTGGGGAAGACGGTACCCACGTCCAGGGCGGAGAACGTGGAGGTCCGGGTGAAGGAACTTGACGGCGAGGACAGGGTTGTTATCTGCGAACGTACGGGAGGGACGGAAAGTGGAGTGGAGGCATAAGAATCTCATCACCCTTGAAGGGTGGACGAGGGACGAACTCGCCTTTTTTCTCGACCAGACGGAGTACATGGAGGAACTGCTGAACAGGCCGATAAAAAAGGTTCCCGCCCTTCGCGGGAAGATCGTTATGAACTGTTTCTTCGAGAATTCAACCAGAACGAGAGCCTCTTTCGAAATAGCGGGAAAGGTGCTCTCCGCCGACGTCATAAACTGGTCATCCTCGGGGTCGAGCGCGAGCAAGGGCGAGACCCTGCGGGACACCGTGCGGACCCTGGAGGCGATGGCCGCGGACGCGGTGGTGGTACGCCATGAGGAAGTGGGGGTTCCCGACTATCTCGCGAAGAAGCTCACAAAAGCTTCCATCTTCAACGCGGGGGACGGAACGAACGGCCATCCGACCCAGGCACTGCTCGATCTTTATACCGCGAGGCAGAAACTGGGAAACCTCGAAGGAGCGAAGATGGCCATAATCGGGGACGTGCTCCACAGCAGGGTGGCCCGCTCGGATATGCAGGCATTCAGGAAGATGGGCGTCCATGTGACCCTCAGCGGCCCGGCGACCCTTATGCCGGAAAACACGGCGTCCCTCGGCGTCGGGTACGTTTCCGACGCCCGCGAGGCTGCCGAAGGGGCGGACATACTCTACTTCCTGCGGATGCAGCGGGAACGGCAGGAAGACGGCCTCATTCCGTCCATCGACGAATACCATCGCCGCTGGGGGGCGACCGAAAGCCTCGTGTCCCTCGCCGCGCCCCGGGCCGTGGTGATGCATCCCGGACCCATGAACCGCGGAATGGAGATCGCCTCGTCCGTGGCGGACGGTCCCCGGAGCCTCATCCTCGATCAGGTCCGGAGCGGTGTGGCCGTCCGGATGGCCCTGCTCTACCTTTGCCTTGGAGGTGTGCGTTAGATGATACTGCTGAGGAATGCCAAAATTTTCGACGGCGAAAACCTCGGGAAAACATGCGAAGATCTTCTCCTGAAGGACGGCGTGGTCGCCCGCAGGGGCACGGACCTCTCCGCTGAGGGAGCCGAGGTGTTCGACCTCGGAGGGAAGACGGCATGCCCCGGATTCATTGATCTTCACGTTCATTTCCGGGATCCCGGCTACGAGTGGCGCGAGAATACGGAAAGCGGCGCTTGGGCGGCTGCGGAGGGCGGATTCACCACGGTGGTGACCATGCCCAATACCGATCCTGCGGTGGACGATCCCGTGACCGTGGAATACCTGGTAGCCCGGGGAAAGAGGGCCGGGGCTTCGAGAGTGCTTCCCGCGGGGTGCGTCAGCAAGGGACGCCAGGGAAAGCATCTCGCGGAACTTGCCCTGATGGCCGAGTCCGGGGCGGTCTTTTTCACGGATGACGGCGCCCCCGTGTCGGACGCGAAACTGCTGAAGACAGCCCTTCTCTATTCGAGGGATCTGGAT from the Aminivibrio sp. genome contains:
- the pyrR gene encoding bifunctional pyr operon transcriptional regulator/uracil phosphoribosyltransferase PyrR — translated: MTVQADRGWTEKASVLGKEDMERVLRRIAVEIVERNKGLERVILLGIQRRGVHLAARLREMMKETEKVKVPTGELDITLYRDDISVLADQPVVHSTSVPGDITGKKVVLVDDVLFTGRTVRAALDAITDLGRPERVQLAVLVDRGHRELPIAADYVGKTVPTSRAENVEVRVKELDGEDRVVICERTGGTESGVEA
- a CDS encoding aspartate carbamoyltransferase catalytic subunit, encoding MEWRHKNLITLEGWTRDELAFFLDQTEYMEELLNRPIKKVPALRGKIVMNCFFENSTRTRASFEIAGKVLSADVINWSSSGSSASKGETLRDTVRTLEAMAADAVVVRHEEVGVPDYLAKKLTKASIFNAGDGTNGHPTQALLDLYTARQKLGNLEGAKMAIIGDVLHSRVARSDMQAFRKMGVHVTLSGPATLMPENTASLGVGYVSDAREAAEGADILYFLRMQRERQEDGLIPSIDEYHRRWGATESLVSLAAPRAVVMHPGPMNRGMEIASSVADGPRSLILDQVRSGVAVRMALLYLCLGGVR